One region of Flavobacterium pisciphilum genomic DNA includes:
- a CDS encoding HesA/MoeB/ThiF family protein: MSIIQDFLRYNRQMMLPEIGDDGQEKIKKAKVLVIGAGGLGCPILQYIATAGVGTVGIVDFDIIEIHNLHRQILYTENTVGQTKASTAKVMVEKLNPLITVIAFEEKLTLENASTIIEGFDIVVDGSDNFKTRYLVNDTCVSLNKTLVYGSILKFEGQVAVFNHNGSKNLRDLFPEMPNPKDVPNCNLNGVLGTLPGIIGTMMAHETLKLILELPTLRNELVLFNTLNWSFNKLNF, translated from the coding sequence ATGAGTATTATACAAGATTTTTTACGTTACAACCGCCAAATGATGTTACCTGAAATTGGGGACGATGGCCAAGAAAAAATAAAAAAGGCAAAAGTCCTAGTTATTGGTGCTGGAGGTCTAGGCTGTCCTATTTTACAATATATAGCAACTGCAGGGGTCGGAACCGTTGGCATTGTAGATTTTGATATAATAGAAATTCATAATCTACACCGTCAGATTTTATATACCGAAAATACAGTTGGACAAACCAAAGCGTCGACCGCCAAAGTTATGGTCGAGAAGTTGAACCCTTTAATTACTGTTATCGCTTTTGAAGAAAAACTAACTCTTGAAAATGCATCTACTATTATTGAAGGTTTTGATATTGTAGTAGATGGTTCTGATAATTTTAAAACCCGTTATTTAGTTAATGATACTTGCGTGAGTTTAAACAAAACATTGGTTTACGGAAGCATTCTAAAATTTGAAGGACAAGTAGCCGTTTTTAATCATAATGGCAGTAAAAATTTACGTGATTTATTTCCTGAAATGCCCAATCCAAAAGACGTCCCTAATTGTAATTTAAATGGTGTTTTAGGAACTTTACCTGGAATTATCGGTACTATGATGGCGCATGAAACTTTAAAACTAATATTAGAATTGCCTACTTTAAGAAATGAATTGGTTCTTTTTAATACCTTAAATTGGAGTTTTAACAAATTGAATTTCTAG
- the thiH gene encoding 2-iminoacetate synthase ThiH — protein MKTFKDIFANYDWNTIQSKIYQTSAKEVERALSKNKRNLDDFLALISPAALPYLEQMAQECHELTKKRFGKTIQMYAPLYLSNECQNICTYCGFSLDNKLKRKTLTDTEIKLEVEALKDVGFDHVLLVTGEANYTVNINYFLNAITQIKEHFSIISVEVQPLSSEEYERLHQAGVYSVLVYQETYHQEVYKKYHTKGKKSNFDFRLETPDRIGTAGIHKIGLGVLLGLEDWRTDSFFNALHIDYLQKKYWQTKYSVSFPRLRPAEGIIEPNFIMDDKDLTQLICAYRLWNEDLEISISTRENEKFRNNIIPIGTTSMSAGSKTNPGGYVVDPQSLEQFEISDERSAKEISQIIRKSGYEPVWKDWDRTFSQTI, from the coding sequence ATGAAAACTTTCAAAGACATATTTGCTAATTACGATTGGAATACTATTCAATCTAAAATATACCAAACCTCGGCTAAGGAGGTCGAACGTGCGTTGTCTAAGAACAAACGAAATCTGGATGATTTTCTGGCTTTAATTTCTCCAGCAGCATTACCTTATTTAGAGCAAATGGCACAAGAATGTCATGAATTAACCAAGAAACGTTTTGGGAAAACAATTCAAATGTATGCCCCCTTATACTTAAGTAATGAATGTCAAAATATATGCACGTATTGTGGCTTTAGTTTAGACAATAAACTAAAACGAAAAACACTTACTGATACTGAGATTAAACTAGAAGTTGAAGCTTTAAAGGACGTTGGCTTCGACCATGTTTTATTAGTTACAGGTGAAGCAAATTATACTGTAAACATTAATTATTTTCTAAATGCAATTACTCAAATAAAAGAGCATTTTTCTATTATTTCTGTTGAAGTTCAACCTCTGTCTTCCGAAGAATACGAACGTTTACATCAAGCTGGTGTATATTCTGTTTTAGTGTATCAAGAAACGTATCATCAGGAAGTATATAAAAAATACCATACGAAAGGCAAAAAATCAAATTTTGATTTTAGACTAGAAACTCCTGATAGAATTGGAACTGCTGGCATTCATAAAATTGGATTAGGTGTTCTTTTAGGTTTAGAAGATTGGCGCACAGATAGCTTTTTTAATGCGTTGCATATCGATTACCTTCAAAAAAAATATTGGCAAACAAAGTATTCTGTTTCTTTTCCTCGATTGCGTCCTGCAGAAGGAATTATCGAACCTAATTTTATTATGGATGATAAGGATTTAACGCAACTTATCTGTGCATACCGCTTGTGGAATGAAGATTTAGAAATTTCGATATCAACACGTGAGAATGAAAAATTCAGAAACAATATCATCCCAATTGGAACTACAAGCATGAGTGCAGGCTCTAAAACAAATCCCGGTGGTTATGTTGTTGATCCGCAATCTTTAGAGCAATTTGAAATTAGCGACGAGCGTTCTGCTAAAGAAATATCTCAAATTATAAGAAAATCTGGCTACGAACCTGTTTGGAAAGATTGGGATCGAACTTTCAGTCAAACTATCTAA
- a CDS encoding thiazole synthase: MQTSSFKIGDKLLESRLFLGTGKFGSNLEMEKAILASGSELVTVALKRIDLETETDAILSHLKHPRINLLPNTSGARNAKEAIFAAQLAREALETNWLKLEIHPDPKYLMPDAIETLKATEELAKLGFIILPYIHADPVLCKRLEDAGTAAVMPLGSPIGTNKGLKTIDFLEIIIEQSNVPVIIDAGIGAPSDAAKAMELGADAVLVNTAIAVAGNPELMAEAFKEAVIAGRKAYEAKLGKQYNHAVASSPLTSFLYE, encoded by the coding sequence ATGCAAACGTCATCATTTAAAATAGGCGATAAACTCCTAGAATCCCGTTTGTTTTTAGGAACAGGAAAATTTGGCTCTAATCTAGAAATGGAAAAAGCCATTTTAGCCTCAGGAAGTGAATTGGTTACTGTAGCTTTAAAACGTATTGATTTAGAGACTGAAACTGATGCTATTTTATCACATTTGAAACATCCGAGAATTAATTTATTACCGAATACTTCAGGAGCAAGAAATGCAAAAGAAGCAATATTTGCAGCACAATTGGCTCGGGAAGCACTTGAAACAAATTGGTTAAAACTCGAAATCCACCCTGACCCAAAATATTTAATGCCAGATGCTATCGAAACCCTAAAAGCTACCGAAGAATTAGCAAAACTAGGTTTTATTATTCTGCCTTATATTCATGCCGATCCTGTTTTATGCAAACGATTAGAAGATGCAGGAACAGCAGCTGTAATGCCCTTAGGCTCTCCTATAGGTACCAATAAAGGATTAAAAACTATCGATTTTTTAGAGATTATTATTGAACAAAGTAATGTTCCCGTAATTATTGATGCTGGAATTGGAGCTCCATCCGATGCTGCAAAAGCAATGGAACTGGGTGCCGATGCTGTTCTGGTTAATACTGCAATTGCTGTAGCTGGAAATCCAGAATTAATGGCAGAAGCTTTTAAAGAAGCTGTAATCGCTGGTAGAAAGGCGTATGAAGCCAAACTAGGAAAGCAATACAATCATGCCGTTGCTTCGAGTCCTTTGACTTCTTTTTTATATGAATAG
- a CDS encoding thiamine phosphate synthase, producing MYNKLQYISQGNTIKEQLYNIHEALDNGCDWIQMRFKNQNAKNCFALAEAVKFLCEEYLANFIVNDNVYLAQQIAADGVHLGLLDTKIEEARTTLGNTKIIGGTANTFEDIANHIKNGCDYVGLGPLRFTKTKEKLSPILGFEGYHEILQKLKTNNLEIPIYAIGGVIIDDIDKLMEIGVHGIAVSGIITESSQKGNLITQLNEKLYANVII from the coding sequence ATGTATAACAAACTGCAATATATCTCACAAGGAAATACAATCAAAGAACAATTATACAACATCCATGAAGCGTTAGACAATGGTTGCGATTGGATACAAATGCGATTCAAGAACCAAAATGCTAAAAACTGTTTTGCTCTAGCCGAAGCTGTAAAATTTTTATGCGAAGAGTACCTAGCCAATTTCATTGTAAATGATAATGTTTACCTAGCGCAACAAATTGCTGCTGATGGAGTTCATCTAGGTCTTTTGGACACAAAAATTGAGGAAGCTCGAACTACTTTAGGAAATACCAAGATTATTGGAGGAACAGCCAACACATTTGAAGATATTGCAAATCATATAAAAAATGGCTGTGATTATGTAGGTCTTGGCCCTCTTCGATTCACCAAAACTAAAGAAAAACTAAGCCCAATTTTAGGTTTTGAAGGCTACCATGAGATTCTTCAAAAATTAAAAACTAACAATCTTGAGATTCCAATTTATGCCATTGGTGGAGTTATTATAGATGATATCGATAAATTAATGGAAATCGGGGTACATGGAATCGCCGTTTCTGGAATAATTACTGAAAGTTCCCAAAAAGGAAATCTTATTACACAACTTAACGAAAAATTATATGCAAACGTCATCATTTAA
- a CDS encoding hydroxymethylpyrimidine/phosphomethylpyrimidine kinase, which yields MSENRPFVLTIAGLDPSGSAGILADCKTFEQHRVYGLAINTGNTIQTEKEFFKIEWTALDFVLESIKTLFENYNIKAVKIGIVPSLSYLKEIIISIKNLSPSTLIVWDTVLKSTTEFNFITIENKSDLQEILSKIDLITPNYNEITKLFPDFIFEKDNLNKEIPTAILLKGGHNSQAIGTDYLYTQNEVFMLSPNKTNCHAKHGSGCVLSSAIAANLALGLEMKSACSNAKIYIEKYLNTTSTLIGYHYV from the coding sequence ATGTCAGAGAATCGCCCTTTCGTCCTTACAATAGCTGGTTTAGATCCTTCGGGTTCTGCTGGGATTTTAGCAGATTGTAAAACTTTCGAACAACATCGAGTTTATGGACTTGCTATCAATACTGGAAACACTATTCAGACAGAAAAAGAATTCTTTAAAATAGAATGGACGGCTCTTGATTTTGTACTAGAATCTATAAAAACACTTTTTGAAAATTATAATATAAAGGCGGTAAAAATTGGAATTGTTCCTTCATTAAGTTATTTGAAAGAAATTATTATTAGCATAAAAAATCTTTCACCTTCAACTCTTATCGTTTGGGACACTGTTTTAAAATCTACCACTGAATTTAATTTTATAACAATCGAAAACAAATCAGATTTACAGGAAATACTATCCAAGATAGATTTGATTACACCAAATTATAATGAAATAACAAAACTATTTCCTGATTTCATTTTTGAAAAAGACAATCTAAATAAAGAAATTCCAACCGCAATTTTATTAAAAGGCGGCCACAATTCTCAAGCAATTGGAACCGATTATTTGTATACTCAGAATGAAGTCTTTATGCTTTCACCTAATAAAACAAACTGTCATGCAAAACATGGATCAGGTTGTGTACTATCATCTGCAATTGCAGCCAATTTAGCTTTGGGCCTAGAAATGAAGTCTGCTTGTAGTAATGCTAAAATTTATATCGAAAAATATTTGAATACAACGTCAACTTTAATCGGCTATCACTATGTATAA
- a CDS encoding thiamine phosphate synthase — protein sequence MIKKFFFILDFTKNISPQMIVISNPTAIANEINVIHSLFEEGLQLFHIRKPEYSLKEMISFVAQVNPEFRPQLVLHSHHELIEKFKINRIHFTEEKRKTIDLKEYRNRNIQLSTATHSIADFNALAPDFEYAFLSPVYPSISKEGYFPKENLFEAIKTRTNTKTKLVALGGISSENTARTLTNGFDNIALLGAIWNVENPIKNFKSCQRIALSSLQ from the coding sequence ATGATTAAAAAGTTCTTCTTCATTTTAGATTTTACAAAAAATATTTCACCTCAAATGATCGTAATTTCAAATCCAACTGCTATAGCAAATGAAATCAATGTAATCCATTCTCTTTTTGAGGAAGGATTACAATTGTTTCATATACGAAAACCAGAATACTCACTTAAGGAAATGATTTCGTTTGTAGCTCAGGTAAATCCTGAATTCCGACCACAATTGGTATTGCACAGTCATCATGAATTAATAGAAAAATTTAAAATTAATAGAATTCATTTCACCGAAGAGAAAAGGAAAACAATCGATTTAAAAGAATACAGAAACAGAAATATTCAATTGTCTACAGCTACACATTCAATTGCAGATTTTAACGCATTAGCTCCCGATTTTGAATATGCTTTTTTGAGTCCTGTTTATCCAAGTATCTCTAAAGAAGGTTATTTCCCTAAAGAAAATTTATTTGAAGCTATAAAAACCAGAACGAATACCAAAACAAAACTAGTTGCTTTGGGAGGAATAAGCTCTGAAAATACAGCAAGAACACTTACAAATGGTTTTGATAATATAGCACTATTAGGAGCCATCTGGAATGTTGAAAACCCAATTAAAAATTTTAAGTCATGTCAGAGAATCGCCCTTTCGTCCTTACAATAG
- the thiC gene encoding phosphomethylpyrimidine synthase ThiC — MTNEEKISRTPFPNSKKIYVNGEIHPIKVAMREVALSDTRLSNGGIEENPPITIYDTSGAYTDPNIEIDIRRGLPRLREEWILDRNDVEILDEITSDYGQMRLKDENLNHLRFEYLHQPKRAKKGANVTQLYYAKQGIITPEMEYIAIRENQRIELLNQQTKAMQCQHAGHSFGANTPKSKITPEFVRSEVAIGRAIIPNNINHPESEPMIVGRNFLVKINANIGNSAVTSTIEEEVEKAVWACRWGADTIMDLSTGKNIHETREWIIRNSPVPIGTVPIYQALEKVKGIAEDLTWEVFRDTLIEQAEQGVSYFTIHAGVLLRYIHLTAERVTGIVSRGGSIMAKWCLFHHKENFLYTHFEEICEIMKQYDVAFSLGDGLRPGSIADANDAAQFAELETLGELAKIAWKHDVQVFIEGPGHVPMHMIKENMDKQLEHCNEAPFYTLGPLTTDIAPGYDHITSAIGAAMIGWYGCAMLCYVTPKEHLGLPNKKDVKDGVITYKISAHAADLAKGHPGAQYRDNALSKARFEFRWEDQFNLSLDPDTAREFHDETLPAEGAKIAHFCSMCGPKFCSMKISQEIRDVAAAEKGMQEKSEEFIEQGKEIYI; from the coding sequence ATGACAAACGAAGAAAAAATATCAAGAACCCCTTTTCCGAATTCTAAAAAAATATATGTTAACGGAGAAATACATCCTATAAAAGTAGCTATGCGTGAAGTCGCACTAAGTGACACAAGACTCTCAAATGGCGGAATAGAAGAAAATCCACCAATAACAATTTACGATACATCTGGTGCGTATACCGATCCAAACATCGAAATCGATATTCGCAGAGGATTGCCTCGTTTAAGAGAAGAATGGATTTTAGACCGAAACGATGTAGAAATACTAGATGAAATAACTTCTGATTACGGACAAATGCGATTAAAAGATGAAAACTTAAATCATCTTCGTTTCGAATACTTACACCAACCAAAACGTGCCAAAAAAGGTGCAAACGTAACACAATTGTATTATGCCAAACAGGGAATTATTACTCCTGAAATGGAATACATTGCTATTCGTGAAAACCAACGAATTGAGCTTTTAAACCAGCAAACCAAAGCAATGCAATGCCAACACGCAGGTCATAGTTTTGGTGCTAATACTCCAAAAAGCAAAATAACTCCTGAATTTGTCCGAAGTGAAGTAGCTATTGGTCGTGCCATTATCCCAAACAACATTAACCATCCAGAAAGTGAGCCTATGATTGTAGGACGTAATTTCTTGGTAAAAATAAATGCCAATATTGGAAATAGCGCTGTGACTTCGACCATCGAAGAGGAAGTTGAAAAAGCTGTTTGGGCTTGTCGCTGGGGTGCTGACACAATAATGGATTTATCTACAGGAAAAAACATCCATGAAACTAGAGAGTGGATTATTCGTAATTCGCCAGTACCAATCGGTACGGTTCCAATTTATCAAGCATTAGAAAAAGTAAAAGGAATTGCTGAAGATTTAACTTGGGAAGTTTTCCGTGATACTCTTATCGAACAAGCTGAGCAAGGAGTTTCTTATTTTACGATTCATGCTGGTGTCTTGTTACGCTACATACATCTTACTGCTGAACGTGTTACTGGAATCGTATCTCGTGGAGGTTCTATAATGGCAAAATGGTGTTTATTTCATCACAAAGAAAATTTCCTATACACCCATTTTGAAGAAATTTGCGAAATCATGAAACAATATGATGTGGCTTTTTCATTAGGTGATGGTTTACGTCCAGGCTCTATTGCTGATGCTAATGATGCTGCACAATTTGCCGAATTAGAAACCTTAGGTGAATTAGCTAAAATTGCTTGGAAACATGATGTTCAAGTATTTATTGAAGGTCCAGGTCACGTGCCAATGCATATGATTAAAGAAAATATGGACAAACAATTAGAACATTGTAATGAAGCGCCTTTTTACACACTTGGACCATTAACAACAGATATCGCACCGGGTTATGACCACATCACATCGGCTATTGGAGCTGCAATGATTGGCTGGTACGGTTGTGCAATGCTTTGTTATGTTACACCAAAAGAACACCTTGGATTGCCTAATAAAAAAGACGTAAAAGATGGCGTAATCACATATAAAATCTCAGCTCATGCTGCTGATTTGGCCAAAGGTCATCCAGGTGCACAATATCGTGACAATGCATTAAGCAAAGCACGTTTTGAATTCCGTTGGGAAGATCAATTTAATTTATCTCTAGATCCAGACACAGCAAGAGAATTCCATGATGAAACACTTCCTGCAGAAGGCGCCAAAATAGCCCATTTCTGTTCTATGTGCGGACCAAAATTCTGCTCTATGAAAATATCTCAGGAAATACGCGATGTGGCTGCAGCCGAAAAAGGCATGCAAGAAAAATCAGAAGAGTTTATCGAACAAGGAAAGGAAATCTATATTTAG
- the thiS gene encoding sulfur carrier protein ThiS, whose protein sequence is MELKINQQTKQFNAETLSVQALLDLEIPNKQTGIAIAINSTIIPKPNWNTHFINETDEILIISATQGG, encoded by the coding sequence ATGGAACTAAAAATCAACCAACAAACCAAACAATTTAATGCTGAAACTCTTAGCGTTCAAGCATTACTCGATCTCGAAATTCCTAACAAACAGACTGGAATTGCCATTGCTATAAACAGCACCATAATTCCAAAACCAAACTGGAATACCCACTTCATCAACGAAACCGACGAAATTCTAATTATTTCAGCCACACAAGGAGGATAA
- a CDS encoding DNA-3-methyladenine glycosylase I translates to MTTQEPIRCGWCSASDLYKKYHDEEWGVPVYDDASLFEFLILETFQAGLSWITILNKRENFRTAFDLFDYKKIAQYSEEKIESLLEDTGIIRNKLKIRSAVTNAQAFIKIQEEFGSFSDYIWKFTDGKPIDNNPKTLKDVPATTPLSDEISKDLKKRGFKFVGSTVIYAHMQATGMINDHVEDCWTRAK, encoded by the coding sequence ATGACGACACAAGAACCTATAAGATGTGGCTGGTGCTCAGCAAGTGATTTGTACAAAAAATACCATGATGAAGAATGGGGAGTTCCTGTTTATGATGATGCTTCTTTGTTTGAATTTTTAATTCTTGAAACCTTTCAAGCAGGATTAAGTTGGATAACCATATTAAACAAAAGAGAGAATTTCAGAACTGCTTTTGACCTTTTCGACTATAAAAAAATAGCACAATATTCCGAAGAGAAAATAGAATCGCTATTAGAAGATACAGGGATAATCCGCAACAAACTAAAAATACGTTCGGCTGTAACCAATGCACAAGCATTTATAAAAATACAAGAAGAATTTGGAAGTTTTTCTGATTATATCTGGAAATTTACAGATGGAAAACCTATTGACAACAACCCAAAGACCTTAAAAGATGTTCCTGCCACTACTCCACTTTCAGATGAAATCAGCAAAGATTTAAAAAAGAGAGGCTTTAAATTTGTGGGCTCAACTGTTATTTATGCACACATGCAGGCCACAGGAATGATCAACGACCATGTTGAAGATTGCTGGACACGAGCTAAGTAA
- a CDS encoding queuosine precursor transporter — MFKTKKEIVFVILAGIFITNAVVAELIGGKLIQIGPFVMSIGILPWPIVFLTTDLINEYFGEKGVKKLSLITACLIAYAFIILFMAIVVPAAKGISPVNDNQFQAVFGQSMWIIIGSLIAFMASQLIDVWMFWFFKKRTGEKKIWLRTTGSTVISQLFDSFIVLGIAFWLPGKIDFDTFISSGLTGYTFKLTVAVLLTPLIYLGHHLIKNYLKEDHPKEKKDN, encoded by the coding sequence ATGTTTAAGACCAAAAAAGAAATTGTCTTTGTAATCCTTGCCGGAATTTTTATTACCAATGCCGTTGTAGCTGAGTTAATTGGAGGGAAACTAATTCAAATTGGTCCGTTTGTAATGAGTATTGGAATTTTGCCTTGGCCAATTGTTTTTTTAACAACCGACTTAATCAATGAGTATTTTGGAGAAAAAGGCGTTAAAAAACTTTCACTTATAACTGCTTGTTTAATTGCTTATGCCTTTATCATATTGTTCATGGCAATAGTAGTTCCCGCTGCAAAAGGGATTAGTCCTGTAAATGATAATCAATTTCAAGCTGTATTTGGGCAAAGTATGTGGATTATTATAGGTAGCCTTATTGCATTTATGGCATCACAACTAATAGATGTTTGGATGTTTTGGTTTTTCAAAAAACGAACTGGTGAAAAGAAAATCTGGCTTAGAACTACTGGATCTACTGTAATCTCGCAATTGTTCGATTCTTTTATTGTTTTAGGAATTGCATTTTGGTTGCCCGGAAAAATAGATTTTGATACTTTTATTTCATCTGGACTAACAGGCTATACATTTAAACTTACTGTCGCTGTTTTGTTGACACCATTAATTTATCTTGGACATCATTTAATCAAAAATTACTTGAAAGAAGATCATCCAAAAGAAAAAAAAGACAATTAA
- a CDS encoding M3 family metallopeptidase, with the protein MKKIVTILIMATSLTSVQAQTNSTNPLLQKWTGPYGGVPAFTEYKVADFKSAFDVAIKQKNEEIEAIANNSKPATFDNTIAQLERSGKTLSRVMTVYGIYSSNISTPELMSIKKDIEPLLAAQSTQFYQNRKLFGRIEKLYNSPDKKKLTSEQQRLIWVYHTEFNKQGANLSDADKAKVGEINKQLSTLFSRFSQNLLAEENDQYVALSTEADFDGLPDEIKKAAIAQAKERKLSVMGCIANTRSFVEPFLTFSTNRGLREKVWRMFINRGDNGDEHDNKSTLVEILQLRAAKAKLLGYPTFAHWNLTNRMAKTPDRAMALMEAVWEPAVAQVHKDVADMQKIVVAEGGKFEIEPWDYRYYAEKVRKAKYDLDQNEVKEYLQLENLREGMFWVAGELFDLKFKQITDVPVYHPDVRVWEVSNSKSGKVVGLWYFDPYARKGKRSGAWMNAYRQQQKLDGNVLTIVSNNSNFIKGNDNEPVLISWTDATTLFHEFGHALHGLCSNVTYPTLSGTAVARDYVEFPSQILERWLETPEVLNKFALNYKTGKPIPKDLVDRIAKAATFNEGFSTVETISSSLIDMKLHLAGDTLIDPTVFEKETLTKLKMPKEIVMRHRIPQFGHIFSSDGYASGYYSYLWADVISADAYEAFTEAKGPYDKEVAKRLHDKIFSVGNTTDQEEAYKSFRGHNPEINALMKARGFDVPVAKPKK; encoded by the coding sequence ATGAAAAAAATTGTTACAATTCTAATTATGGCTACTTCTTTAACTTCCGTTCAAGCACAAACAAATTCTACAAATCCATTATTACAAAAATGGACAGGTCCGTATGGTGGTGTGCCTGCTTTTACAGAATATAAAGTAGCTGATTTTAAGTCTGCTTTTGATGTTGCTATTAAGCAAAAAAATGAAGAGATTGAGGCTATTGCAAATAATTCTAAGCCTGCAACTTTTGACAATACTATTGCTCAATTGGAGCGTTCTGGAAAGACGTTGTCAAGAGTAATGACTGTTTATGGAATTTATTCTTCGAATATTAGTACTCCAGAATTGATGTCAATAAAAAAGGATATTGAGCCATTGTTAGCCGCTCAATCTACACAGTTTTATCAAAACAGAAAATTGTTTGGTCGAATTGAAAAGCTTTATAATTCTCCAGATAAAAAGAAATTGACTAGTGAGCAACAAAGGCTTATTTGGGTTTACCATACAGAATTTAATAAGCAAGGTGCTAATTTAAGTGATGCAGATAAAGCTAAAGTTGGAGAAATAAACAAACAATTATCAACACTTTTTTCTCGATTTAGCCAAAATTTATTGGCTGAAGAAAATGACCAATATGTTGCATTATCAACGGAGGCTGATTTTGATGGTTTGCCAGATGAAATAAAAAAAGCAGCTATAGCTCAAGCTAAAGAAAGAAAGCTTTCTGTAATGGGATGTATTGCAAACACACGTTCATTTGTGGAGCCTTTCTTGACTTTTTCTACTAATAGAGGATTGAGAGAAAAGGTTTGGAGAATGTTTATTAATAGAGGAGATAATGGTGATGAGCATGATAATAAATCGACTTTGGTTGAAATATTACAACTTCGCGCTGCAAAAGCAAAACTTTTAGGGTATCCTACTTTTGCACATTGGAATTTAACCAACAGAATGGCAAAAACTCCAGATAGAGCTATGGCTTTAATGGAGGCAGTTTGGGAGCCTGCGGTAGCACAGGTTCACAAAGATGTTGCCGATATGCAAAAGATTGTTGTAGCAGAAGGAGGAAAGTTTGAAATAGAGCCTTGGGATTACCGTTATTATGCTGAAAAAGTTAGAAAAGCAAAATATGATTTAGACCAAAATGAGGTTAAAGAATATCTTCAACTTGAAAATCTACGTGAAGGGATGTTTTGGGTTGCGGGGGAATTATTTGATTTGAAATTTAAGCAAATAACAGATGTTCCTGTTTATCATCCAGACGTAAGAGTTTGGGAGGTGTCTAATTCAAAATCGGGTAAAGTAGTAGGATTGTGGTATTTTGATCCTTATGCGCGTAAAGGAAAACGTTCTGGAGCTTGGATGAATGCTTATAGACAACAACAGAAACTTGATGGTAATGTGTTAACTATTGTTTCTAATAACAGCAATTTTATTAAAGGAAATGATAATGAACCAGTTTTAATTTCGTGGACAGATGCAACTACTTTGTTTCATGAATTTGGACATGCGTTGCATGGTTTATGTTCGAATGTCACTTACCCAACTCTTTCAGGTACTGCAGTGGCAAGAGATTATGTAGAGTTTCCATCTCAAATCTTAGAGCGTTGGTTAGAGACTCCAGAGGTGTTGAATAAATTTGCTTTAAACTATAAAACGGGAAAACCTATTCCTAAAGATTTAGTAGATCGTATTGCAAAAGCAGCAACGTTTAATGAAGGATTTTCTACTGTAGAAACAATTTCAAGCTCACTTATAGATATGAAATTGCACTTAGCGGGAGATACGCTTATCGATCCTACTGTTTTTGAGAAAGAAACATTGACTAAACTTAAAATGCCTAAAGAAATTGTAATGCGTCATCGTATTCCTCAATTTGGACATATTTTTTCTAGTGATGGGTATGCGAGTGGGTATTATAGTTATTTATGGGCAGACGTAATTAGTGCAGATGCGTATGAGGCGTTTACCGAAGCCAAAGGACCATACGATAAAGAGGTAGCAAAAAGATTGCATGATAAAATATTTAGTGTTGGTAACACAACAGATCAAGAGGAAGCTTACAAATCATTTAGAGGACACAATCCAGAGATTAATGCCTTAATGAAAGCGAGAGGTTTTGATGTTCCTGTTGCAAAACCAAAGAAGTAA